CTCCTCCTCCAGGCGGACGATCTTCGTCTCGAGCCGTGCCGCCTCCTCCGCGAACTCCTTGTCCTCGGCGGCCATTTCAAGAGCCGCTCCGTGGTCGTCCCGGGCTTGCACGAGGGCGTCGTTGACGCGGATGATGGGCTGAAGTTCCGCGTAGCGCTTGGACAGCGTGCGGAACAGGCCCTGGTCACCGGCGACTGCCGGATCACCCATCTGTGCCTGAATACCTTGGTATTCGGACACGTAGTCGTCGACAAGCGATACGCGCGACGCCGCGGCCTGTGAGTTCTTCACCACTAGCTGTACTCCTCCTCGTCCTGATCAGCGGCCATCGGAGCTGATTGGGCCACGCCCATGAGGAACTCACCGTTAGTCTTGGTCTTCTTGAGCTGCTTGATCAGCATGTCAATGGATTGGTGCGGATCGAGCGCGGAGAGGATGCGGCGCAGCTTGTGCATGATGCGCGCTTCCTCGGGGCTCATCAGCAGCTCATCCTTGCGGGTGCCCGAGGGGTTGACATCCACAGCGGGGAAAACGCGGCGCTCGGCGATCTTGCGGTCCAGCTTCAGCTCCGCGTTGCCGGTGCCCTTGAACTCCTCGAAGATAACGGTGTCGCCAGCCGATCCCGTTTCCACCATGGCCGTGGCGATGATTGTCAGCGAGCCGCCTTCCTCGATATTGCGGGCGGCACCCAGGAAACGCTTCGGCGGGTACAAGGCGTTGGAATCGACGCCACCCGAAAGGATGCGCCCCGACGCCGGCGAGGAGTTGTTGTACGCGCGACCCAGGCGGGTGATCGAGTCGAGCAGGACCACGACGTCCTGGCCCATTTCCACGAGACGCTTAGCGCGCTCAATTGCGAGCTCGGCGACGGCAGTGTGCTCGCTCGGCGGGCGGTCGAACGTCGACGCGATGACCTCGCCCTTCACGCCGCGCTGCATGTCGGTCACCTCCTCGGGCCGTTCGTCTACGAGGACGACCATGAGGTAGCACTCCGGGTTGTTCGTCGCAATGGCGTTAGCGATGTTCTGCAGGATCGTGGTCTTGCCGGCCTTCGGCGGGGAGACGATCAGCGCGCGCTGACCCTTGCCGATCGGCATGACCAGATCGATAACACGGGTGGTAAGGATGTTCGGTTCTGTCTCTAACCGCAGCCGCTTGTTCGGGTAAAGCGGGGTGAGCTTGTGGAACTCCTTGCGTTGGCGCGCCTCCTCCGGGCTCACACCGTTGACGGAATCCACCCGGACGAGCTGGTTGAACCGCTGCCGGTTGCGCCCGTTGCCGTGCGTGTGGCCTTGCCCGTTCGAGCGAACCTGCCCAACCACTGCATCGCCAGAGCGGAGTCCGTTCTGGCGTACGAGCTTGCTGTGAATGAACACATCCGCCGGGCTCTGGCGGTAGCCGGTGGTGCGCAGGAACGCCGAGTTGTTGTCTACGACATCCACGATGCCCGCGACGTCGAGCAATTCCTCCGGCTCGTCCTGCGGGTTCTGTGAGTTCTGCCCGCTCTGGTGGTTGTTCTGGTTCTCACCGTTCTCCCGCCCGCGATTGCGGTTACGGCGATTGCGGCGGCCGCGACGGTTGGTGCCGTCGTTGTCGTCGGCATCCCGGTTGTTGTCTCGGTTGCTGTCCCGATTATTGTCCTGGTTATTGTCCCTGCGGGGACGGTTCTCCCCCCGGGTATCGTCCTCTCGGGTCTCCGAGCCGCGGTCTGGGTTATTTCGGTTGTCCCGGTGATCCCGGTTGTCGTGTTGTTCGCGGCCGTTGTCAGAGGTATTCTCATGATCGTCGGGACTTTGGCGGGCGCGATTGCGCCGGGCACGGCGCGCCGCGGAGCGAGACTCGTATCGTTGCTCGGTGTTTTCCCCGGAATCGTTGCGCGGTTCACGCTGCTGCTCCGATTCGGCCCGCGAGCCCTCCGACTCGTGCGTGTCCTCGGATGCCCCGGTTCGCTCGTCGGGCGCAGCGTTTTTCGCGCCGTGCTCTGCATCCTGGCGGTCGTCACGTCCGCCCGAAACATGACCCCCCGCGGACTCCGTTTCGCCCCCTCGGCCCACTGCGCCCTTGGGCACCACGCCGGTGCGGATCGCCTCGATCAGCGCTCCCTTGCGCAGCGCTGACACACTCTTCAGCCCGCGCTCGGCCGCAATTCTGCGCAGCTCGGGGAGTTTTAGGGCAGTCAGGTCTTGGCTTGCTGCCGTGGTGTCCGTATCGGTCACGGATGTCCTTTCGTCGCTTGTCGGACGCGACGTGGTGGCGCTAATGCGTCTTCACCTCGCCGCGAACCGGTAGCTTTCGTGTGCGATTAGCTCTCTTTTGTGCCCGCGCGTCGGATTCATCATCACTCCGAGCGGGCCCCCGCGGCACGCGCCCGCGCCGCCGGCTGCATCAACCGAATCAAGGGGAAGACCGCCACCCGCTCCGCACCGCTTCGAGGGCATCGCGGGAATGTATACGAGGAGCAATAGCAAACTCGGGCGATCTCCGAAATGATTGTAGCCTACGTGACCCTTCACTACCCCCTCAGGCACGCACGGCGGTGACGTCTGCGCGCCACGCTAGAGTGTGGATCATGTTTTCCACCATGCAGGAAGTGCCTTTTTCCGTCGGGCGGATCCTCGAATACGGTGCGACAATTCACAGCACGACGAGGGTGACTACCTGGCGCTCCGGTGCGCAACCGGAGGCGGAGGAGTCAACGTTCGCCCAGATCGGGGCGCGGGCCGCGGCGTTCGCGCATGCACTGCACGACGATCTCGGGGTCGATAGCGACCAGCGGGTCGCCTCTTTGATGTACAACTGCGCCGAGCATCTGGAAGTGATGTTCGCGGTTGCCGCGAAGGGCGCCGTGTTCACACCTCTCAATATTCAGCTCGTCGAGGATCAGGTGGCTTACGTCGTCAATCATTCCCAAGCTGAGGTCTTGGTCGCAGACCCGCGCTTGGCGCCTAAGGCCGGGCGCATTGTGCGCATGTGCCCCACCGTGCGGGCGGTGGTTTTCACGGGCCTCGACCCGCTCGACACGGCCGCCCGCGAGCTGCCCGAGGGGGTCGCGGCGTATTCATACGAGTCGCTTCTCGACGGACGCGCCACCGTTTACGACTGGCCCGTGTTACCCGAAAACACAGCCGCGGCGCTCGTGTACTCCACAGCGACGACGGGCCCGCCTAAGGGTGTGGCGTATTCGCACCGCTCGATTTGGCTCGAGGCCATGGGTCTGCGCGCAACGGATTCGCTCGCCGTTTCGCATGGGGAGTCCTTCCTCTGCTGCATCCCCGTCTACCACGTGCTCAGCTGGGGAGTGCCGTTTGCGGCCTTTCTCGTGGGAACGCCTCTCGTTCTGCCCGATTCGGATGTTTCCGCGCCGACCCTCGCCCGCCTCATCGAGGCGACGCACCCCCGTGTCGCGCACGGTGTACCTACCTTGTGGATCCAGCTCATGGTTCACTACCTGCAGCATCCGCCGGCTCGAATGAGTCTGACGGAGCTGTACGTCGGTGGCTCCCCCGCCCCGCCGGCGCTGATCAAGATGTGGGAAGAGCGCTATGGCGTCGACGTTGTCCACGTCTGGGGCATGACGGAAACGTCGACGGTGGGAACCATTGCCCGCTCCCCGTCCGGGGTGTCTGGTGAAGCGCGCTGGGCGTACCGGGTGTCCCAGGGCAGGTTCGCGCCGTGGCTGGAGTACCGAGTGGTCAACGATGGACGCGTCATGTCGTCAACGGATCGCTCTCAGGGCGAAATCCAAGTTCGGGGCAACCTCGTAGCCGGCTCCTATTACCACTCCCCTGCCCAAGAACCCGGTGGTTTGGCCAGCGAGTTTCGGGGGGAACCCGTCACCGAGCAGCGCAATTTGTTCACGGCGGACGGGTGGCTGCGCACCGGTGACGTGGGAACGGTGACCAACGATGGGTTTATGACTTTGTACGACCGTGCCCGGGACGTCATCCGCTCAGGAGGCGAGTGGATTTACTCCGCGCAGGTCGAAAACCTTGTGATGGAGGCCGACGAGGTGGTGGAGTGCGCCGTCATTGGCCACCCCGACAAGAAGTGGGGCGAGCGACCGCTCGCCGTCACCGTCCTCCACGAGGGCGTCGAGCCAAGTCCCGAGACGGCGGCTCGGCTACGTCGCGGGCTGGGACGCACCCTTCCGTCGTGGATGGCACCCGAGTACTGGGCGTTTGTCTCGTCGATCGACAAGACCTCGGTGGGCAAATTCGACAAGAAGGACCTGCGCAAGCACCTCGCGGCCGGGGTGTTCGACGTGATCGCGCTGCCCGGGCCGGGTAACAGCTCGCGCGGTAACCCGACCGCCGAGCAAGTCGCGGTGGCTAGCGAGGAAGAGGACTAGCTACCCCCGGCGCTTAGGCTCGGCTCAAAGTGGCGGTAACCGCTCCGGCGATGTCGAGGTCGAGGACCCTCAGCTCAGCCTCTCGGGCCGAGCTGAGGATCTTATCCGGCACTGGTTCCGTGCTCAGCACCATCACTGTCGGGCCGGCGCCGGACAAGTAGGCGGCGTAGCCGCGGTTGCGCATATGGTTGACCCACTCCGCCGTGACCGGCAGGACATCTGCGCGATAGGGCTGGTGCAGCCTGTCGCGGGTGCCTTCCCACAACAGCTCCGGGTGGTGCTGGATGGCCACCGTCATCACCGCGGTGCGGGAGACGTTGAAGCGCGCATCTGTATGCGTCACGTGGCTCGGAAGCACTTGACGTACTGCGTGCGTGGAAGCGTGGAAATCCGGCACCAAGGCCGTCGCTCTTATCGACGGGTGCACGTCGACCCCAACGGCACGATACGCCGGCTGCGTCACGCCATCGACGGGCACGTCGGTCCAGGACACCACGGCGCCACCCAGCACAGATGCCGCCGCGTTGTCTGGGTGACCTTCGAACGCCGACGACAGCTGCACAACAGCCTCAGTGTCCAGCGGCTGGCCCGCGAGCGTGTTCGCTGCGACGACACCCGCGACCGCCGCAGCCGCCGAAGATCCTAACCCGCGCGATTGCGGGATAGCGTTCGTGCAGGTCACCTTAAGTCCGGGCGCGTGGGCGTTGGCTGCCCGCAGCCCCTCGCGGATCGCTTTGACCACCAAGTGCGAGGAGTCGCGGGGGAGCTCATCCGCGCCTTCCCCAAAGATCACCACCTCCAGGCCCGACTCCGTCACCTCTACCTCAACGGTGTCGTAGATTCCGAGCGCGAGGCCCAGGGTGTCGAACCCGGGGCCGAGGTTCGCCGAAGACCCGGGGACAGTAACCGAGGCCTTGAGCCCCACCTGCAGATCGATAGGCATGCGAGAATCTTAAGCGTCGAGGCGGATCACCGAGTCGACAGCCTGGACGTCCCGATGCTCGCTCAGATTCTCGACGATTCTCCGCAAGTCCTTTTCCGCTGCTTCGTGCGTGACGACGATGAGATGGGCGCCGTCCCCAGATTCCTCTTGGCGCACGGCCGAAAGCGACACGCCGGCCTCGGCGAATTCACGCGCGAGGTCGGAGAGCACCCCCACACGGTCGTTGACGGTCATATTAATGTGGTAGCGCGTCAGGACCTCGCCAAACTCGACAACGGGGTAGTCCGCGTACGGGTTATCCGCGGGGGCCCGGCCGCCGTGGATCTTGTTCCGGGCCGCGCCGACCAGGTCACCGAGGACGGCAGACGCCGTGGGAGCGCCCCCGGCGCCGTTGCCGTAGAACATCAGGCGTCCGGCTGCTTCCGCCTCGACGAAGATGGCGTTGTAAGATTTGTCCACGCTGGCAAGCGGGTGGTCATTGGGAACCAGCGCGGGGTGAACGCGCGCGTTAACCCCGGTCGTGGCACCGGTGTCGTCGACAAGCCTCTCGCAGATGGCCAGCAATTTGATGGTCTCGTTCGACTGGCGGGCGGCTGCGATATCGTCGGCGGTGATTTTCGTGATGCCCTCGCAGTAGACATCGTCGTATGTGACCCGGGTGTGGAAACCCATGGAGGCGAGGATCGCAGCCTTGGAGGCGGCGTCGTGCCCCTCCACGTCAGCGGTGGGGTCCGCCTCGGCGTAGCCCAAACGAGTGGCTTCGGCCAGCGCGTCCTCGTAGCTCATCCCCGTGGTGGCCATCGCATCGAGGATGAAGTTCGTCGTTCCGTTCACGATGCCCGAGATTCGCTGAATCTGGTCCCCCGCGAGGGAGCGACGCAGCATTCCGACGACGGGGATCGCCGCGGCCACGGCGGCCTCGTAGTAGAGGTCGACCCCGGCCTCGTTTGCGGCTCGGGACAACTCATCGGCGTGTGCCGCGACGAGCGCCTTGTTGGCGGTGACCACCGATTTGCCAGCATTGAGGGCCTGCAGGACGAGTTCGCGGGGGTAGTCGATCCCGCCGATGAGTTCCACTACCACCTCAACGTCGTCGCGGTCGATGAGGCTGCGGGCGTCGTCGGTAAGTTGGAGGTTTTCGAGGCCGGGGCTGCCCTGGTGCTTGGATACGTCGGACACCGCGACGCCGCGCACCGCGATGGGCCCGCCGATGCGGTTTTCGAGGTTTTCGGAGAACTCACTGATGAGGCGTAGCACTTCCGAGCCGACAGTCCCCTTGCCTAGGATGGCCACCCCGACCTCTTGACCAATCCCCTTTCCGGGGTAGTTGCCGTTACGGCCTTCGGCGTAGCGTGCAGTCATCGTTCTCGCAGTCTCCTGTAGTCGCGTCATTCTGGCTGTGCTCGAGTGTACCGCTTAGTCTAGATTGCACCCGGTGAAGTCCGCACGCGGGTCTCTAGACCTCTCTCGCGAGGATGTCCTCAACGGTTTCGCGCCTGATCATGGGGCTCACCCGCCCGGCGCGCACCGAGACGACCGCTGGGCGAGCGAATGAGTTGTAATTCGACGACATCGAGTAGCAATAAGCCCCCGTCGCGGGCAGCGCAATGAGATCGCCACTAACGATGTCGTCGGGCCACGTTGCGTCGTAAATGAGAATGTCGCCCGATTCACAGTGGGACCCCACGAGCCTTGTTGCCGTGTCTTCTCCGTCCGTGAAGCGGTTGACCATGCGCCCGTCGTACTCCGCCGCATAAAGCGCGGGGCGTACGTTGTCGCTCATTCCACCATCAACCGCGATGTAGCGTCGGGTCTCCGTATCCGAGGTGTGCACATCCTTGACGATGCCAGCCGTATACACCGTCACGGTTGACGGCCCCGCAATCGCGCGCCCCGGTTCGACCACCACCGTGGGAGCCTCGATTCCCAAATCCGCAGCGGCCGACCGCACTGCGGCGAGGAGGTCGGCGGCCACGCCTCGCACGTCGAGCGCTTGTTCAGCCGGTGTGTAGGCGATCCCGTAGCCACCCCCGAGGTCGAGGTAGTCGAGCGCGACGCCCGTGTTCTCCCAAATCGCGCGGTAGAGACGTAGAACGCGCTCAGCGGCGAGCTTAAAACCCTCCGCGTCGAAGACCTGTGAACCCACGTGACAATGCAACCCCGTCAACTCGAGGTGTGCGGCGGCAATTGCGTCCACGGCCGCCTGGTACGCGGAACCGGACGCGAGGGACATACCGAACTTCTGATCCTCGTGGCTAGTGGCAATGAACTCGTGGGTGTGTGCATCCACACCCGGTTTGACCCGCACAAAGACGTCCTGGATGGTGCCCGACAGTGCCGCGAGCTCTTCTAACCTCTCAAGCTCCGCGTGGGAATCGACGACGACGTGCCCGACGCCGGACTCGAGGCACAGCGTGAGGAAACCATCCGACTTGTTATTCCCGTGGACCGTGATCCGCTCTGCCGGGAAACCGGCCGCCAGCGCGATGCGCAACTCGTTTTCACTGGCCACATCGAGCGAGAGGCCCTCTTCGTCGACCCAGCTCGCTATCCGACGGGTAAGGAACGCCTTGGACGCGTAGTGCACGTTTTCCGGCGCCCCGAACGCCTCGGCCATATCGCGACACCGCGACCTGAAGTCGTCTTCGTCCACAACCATGACGGGTGTGCCGAACTCCTCAGCGATCTCTGGCAGCGGTACCCCCGCCACCGTGACCACTCCGTCTTCTTGCCGCGCAGCCCCGCGCGGCCAGACATGCGCGGGGAGTTCGTTGAACGCGGACACTGGCGCGGACACCTACATCCGCTCCGGTGCGGTGATGCCAAGCAGGCCAAGCGCGTTAGCGAGCACCTGACGCGTGGCCGTCGCCAAGGAAAGGCGCGCGGCGTGGATCGGCTGAGCTTCTTCGCCCGCCTTGGGCAAGATCTGGCAGGAGTCGTAGAACTTGTGGAAGGAGCTGGCCAGCTCCTCCGCGTAGCGGGCCACCCGGTGCGGCTCGCGTAGGCTGGCGGCGGCCGCCACAACGCCGGGGAATTCACCCAGCGTGCGTATTAGGTCGCCTTCCTTCTCGTGGGTGAGTAGTGAAAGGTCCGCCCCCTCGACCGTCACCCCGGAGTCGGCTGCCCGACGCGCGATCGAGCACAACCGGGCGTGGCCGTACTGAACGTAGTAAACGGGGTTCTCGCTCGACTGAGAAGTCCATAGGTCGAGGTCGATGTCGAGCGTTTGGTCTACCGACGAGCGCACCAAGGAGTAGCGCGCGCCGTCGACGCCAATGGCATCCACAAGGTCGTCGAGCGTGATGATTGTCCCCGCGCGCTTGGACATCTTCACCGGCGTGCCGTTTCGCACGAGGTTGACCATCTGCCCGATCAGCACCTCTACGGCGGACGGGTCGAAACCGAGCGCCGCCGTCGCGGCACGCAACCGCGCGATGTAGCCGTGGTGGTCCGCGCCCAGCATGTAGATAGCCAGTGAGTGGCCGCGTTGGAACTTGTCAGCAACGTAGGCGATATCGCCCGCGATATACGCTGCGTTGCCATCAGACTTGATCACCACGCGGTCTTTGTCATCGCCAAAGTCCGTGGACTTGAGCCACCAGGCGCCATCGGCCTCGTACAGGTTTCCGTTGCTCTTCAGAGTCTCCACCGCTGAGTCGACGGCCCCCGACTCAAAGAGAGAGTTCTCGTGGAAGTACACGTCGAAGTCCACGCCGAACTCGTGCAGCGAAGACTTAATGTGGTCAAACATCATCTCCACGCCCAGCGCGCGGAACGTTTCCTGCACGTCCTCAGACGCGAGGGCATCAGGCCGCTTGTCGACGACCGCCCGCGCGATCTCGCCGATATAGTCCCCGCCGTACCCGTCCTCCGGGGTCGGTTCCCCCTTCGCCGCGGCGACGAGCGAACGCGCAAAGCGGTCGATCTGCCCACCGTGGTCGTTAAAGTAATACTCGCGGGTCACCTCCGCGCCCGAGGCCTCGAGGACGCGGCCGAGCGAATCGCCCACAGCAGCCCAGCGGGTCCCCCCCAAGTGGATCGGCCCGGTGGGGTTGGCTGAGACAAACTCGAGGTTGATCTTCTGGCCGCCCAGGCTGTCCGA
The nucleotide sequence above comes from Corynebacterium capitovis DSM 44611. Encoded proteins:
- the lysA gene encoding diaminopimelate decarboxylase; translation: MSAPVSAFNELPAHVWPRGAARQEDGVVTVAGVPLPEIAEEFGTPVMVVDEDDFRSRCRDMAEAFGAPENVHYASKAFLTRRIASWVDEEGLSLDVASENELRIALAAGFPAERITVHGNNKSDGFLTLCLESGVGHVVVDSHAELERLEELAALSGTIQDVFVRVKPGVDAHTHEFIATSHEDQKFGMSLASGSAYQAAVDAIAAAHLELTGLHCHVGSQVFDAEGFKLAAERVLRLYRAIWENTGVALDYLDLGGGYGIAYTPAEQALDVRGVAADLLAAVRSAAADLGIEAPTVVVEPGRAIAGPSTVTVYTAGIVKDVHTSDTETRRYIAVDGGMSDNVRPALYAAEYDGRMVNRFTDGEDTATRLVGSHCESGDILIYDATWPDDIVSGDLIALPATGAYCYSMSSNYNSFARPAVVSVRAGRVSPMIRRETVEDILAREV
- a CDS encoding long-chain fatty-acid--CoA ligase; this translates as MFSTMQEVPFSVGRILEYGATIHSTTRVTTWRSGAQPEAEESTFAQIGARAAAFAHALHDDLGVDSDQRVASLMYNCAEHLEVMFAVAAKGAVFTPLNIQLVEDQVAYVVNHSQAEVLVADPRLAPKAGRIVRMCPTVRAVVFTGLDPLDTAARELPEGVAAYSYESLLDGRATVYDWPVLPENTAAALVYSTATTGPPKGVAYSHRSIWLEAMGLRATDSLAVSHGESFLCCIPVYHVLSWGVPFAAFLVGTPLVLPDSDVSAPTLARLIEATHPRVAHGVPTLWIQLMVHYLQHPPARMSLTELYVGGSPAPPALIKMWEERYGVDVVHVWGMTETSTVGTIARSPSGVSGEARWAYRVSQGRFAPWLEYRVVNDGRVMSSTDRSQGEIQVRGNLVAGSYYHSPAQEPGGLASEFRGEPVTEQRNLFTADGWLRTGDVGTVTNDGFMTLYDRARDVIRSGGEWIYSAQVENLVMEADEVVECAVIGHPDKKWGERPLAVTVLHEGVEPSPETAARLRRGLGRTLPSWMAPEYWAFVSSIDKTSVGKFDKKDLRKHLAAGVFDVIALPGPGNSSRGNPTAEQVAVASEEED
- the argS gene encoding arginine--tRNA ligase, which translates into the protein MTPADLAAVIQRAATDVLNAHDLDATVVPDSVTVERPRNPEHGDYATNIALQTAKKAGTNPRELAGWLVDALVADPAIESAEVAGPGFINVRLAADAQGQLVSQILEQGEHFGHSDSLGGQKINLEFVSANPTGPIHLGGTRWAAVGDSLGRVLEASGAEVTREYYFNDHGGQIDRFARSLVAAAKGEPTPEDGYGGDYIGEIARAVVDKRPDALASEDVQETFRALGVEMMFDHIKSSLHEFGVDFDVYFHENSLFESGAVDSAVETLKSNGNLYEADGAWWLKSTDFGDDKDRVVIKSDGNAAYIAGDIAYVADKFQRGHSLAIYMLGADHHGYIARLRAATAALGFDPSAVEVLIGQMVNLVRNGTPVKMSKRAGTIITLDDLVDAIGVDGARYSLVRSSVDQTLDIDLDLWTSQSSENPVYYVQYGHARLCSIARRAADSGVTVEGADLSLLTHEKEGDLIRTLGEFPGVVAAAASLREPHRVARYAEELASSFHKFYDSCQILPKAGEEAQPIHAARLSLATATRQVLANALGLLGITAPERM
- a CDS encoding homoserine dehydrogenase, with the translated sequence MTARYAEGRNGNYPGKGIGQEVGVAILGKGTVGSEVLRLISEFSENLENRIGGPIAVRGVAVSDVSKHQGSPGLENLQLTDDARSLIDRDDVEVVVELIGGIDYPRELVLQALNAGKSVVTANKALVAAHADELSRAANEAGVDLYYEAAVAAAIPVVGMLRRSLAGDQIQRISGIVNGTTNFILDAMATTGMSYEDALAEATRLGYAEADPTADVEGHDAASKAAILASMGFHTRVTYDDVYCEGITKITADDIAAARQSNETIKLLAICERLVDDTGATTGVNARVHPALVPNDHPLASVDKSYNAIFVEAEAAGRLMFYGNGAGGAPTASAVLGDLVGAARNKIHGGRAPADNPYADYPVVEFGEVLTRYHINMTVNDRVGVLSDLAREFAEAGVSLSAVRQEESGDGAHLIVVTHEAAEKDLRRIVENLSEHRDVQAVDSVIRLDA
- the rho gene encoding transcription termination factor Rho, translated to MTDTDTTAASQDLTALKLPELRRIAAERGLKSVSALRKGALIEAIRTGVVPKGAVGRGGETESAGGHVSGGRDDRQDAEHGAKNAAPDERTGASEDTHESEGSRAESEQQREPRNDSGENTEQRYESRSAARRARRNRARQSPDDHENTSDNGREQHDNRDHRDNRNNPDRGSETREDDTRGENRPRRDNNQDNNRDSNRDNNRDADDNDGTNRRGRRNRRNRNRGRENGENQNNHQSGQNSQNPQDEPEELLDVAGIVDVVDNNSAFLRTTGYRQSPADVFIHSKLVRQNGLRSGDAVVGQVRSNGQGHTHGNGRNRQRFNQLVRVDSVNGVSPEEARQRKEFHKLTPLYPNKRLRLETEPNILTTRVIDLVMPIGKGQRALIVSPPKAGKTTILQNIANAIATNNPECYLMVVLVDERPEEVTDMQRGVKGEVIASTFDRPPSEHTAVAELAIERAKRLVEMGQDVVVLLDSITRLGRAYNNSSPASGRILSGGVDSNALYPPKRFLGAARNIEEGGSLTIIATAMVETGSAGDTVIFEEFKGTGNAELKLDRKIAERRVFPAVDVNPSGTRKDELLMSPEEARIMHKLRRILSALDPHQSIDMLIKQLKKTKTNGEFLMGVAQSAPMAADQDEEEYS
- the thrB gene encoding homoserine kinase — translated: MPIDLQVGLKASVTVPGSSANLGPGFDTLGLALGIYDTVEVEVTESGLEVVIFGEGADELPRDSSHLVVKAIREGLRAANAHAPGLKVTCTNAIPQSRGLGSSAAAAVAGVVAANTLAGQPLDTEAVVQLSSAFEGHPDNAAASVLGGAVVSWTDVPVDGVTQPAYRAVGVDVHPSIRATALVPDFHASTHAVRQVLPSHVTHTDARFNVSRTAVMTVAIQHHPELLWEGTRDRLHQPYRADVLPVTAEWVNHMRNRGYAAYLSGAGPTVMVLSTEPVPDKILSSAREAELRVLDLDIAGAVTATLSRA